The following coding sequences lie in one Pseudomonas sp. B33.4 genomic window:
- the ccoN gene encoding cytochrome-c oxidase, cbb3-type subunit I translates to MNTSISTAYNYKVVRQFAIMTVVWGIVGMGLGVFLAAQLVWPELNFNLPWTSFGRLRPLHTNAVIFAFGGCALFASSFYSVQRTCQTQLFAPKIAAFCFWGWQLVILLAAISLPLGYTSSKEYAELEWPIDILITIVWVAYAIVFFGTIMQRKTKHIYVGNWFFGAFIITVAILHIVNNLELPVSFTKSYSVYAGATDAMVQWWYGHNAVGFFLTAGFLGMMYYFVPKQAERPVYSYRLSIVHFWALITLYIWAGPHHLHYTALPDWAQSLGMVMSLILLAPSWGGMINGMMTLSGAWHKLRSDPILRFLVVSLAFYGMSTFEGPMMAIKTVNALSHYTDWTIGHVHAGALGWVAMISIGALYHMIPKIFGKAQMHSVGLINAHFWLATIGTVLYIASMWVNGIAQGLMWRAVNEDGTLTYSFVETLVASHPGFVVRLIGGAIFLSGMFLMAYNTWRTVRASQPADVVAAAQMA, encoded by the coding sequence ATGAACACTTCTATCAGTACCGCCTACAACTACAAGGTGGTCCGCCAATTCGCCATTATGACGGTGGTGTGGGGCATCGTCGGCATGGGGCTCGGGGTTTTTCTCGCGGCCCAATTGGTCTGGCCCGAACTCAACTTCAATTTGCCCTGGACCAGTTTCGGCCGTCTGCGCCCGCTGCACACCAACGCGGTGATCTTCGCGTTCGGTGGCTGTGCGCTGTTCGCCAGTTCGTTCTACTCGGTGCAACGCACCTGCCAAACCCAGTTGTTTGCACCAAAAATCGCCGCGTTCTGCTTCTGGGGCTGGCAACTGGTGATCCTGCTGGCGGCGATCAGCCTGCCACTGGGTTACACCAGCTCCAAGGAATACGCCGAGCTGGAATGGCCGATCGACATCCTGATCACCATCGTCTGGGTCGCCTACGCCATCGTGTTCTTCGGCACGATCATGCAGCGCAAGACCAAGCACATTTATGTGGGCAACTGGTTCTTCGGCGCGTTCATCATCACCGTGGCGATTCTGCACATCGTCAACAACCTTGAGTTGCCGGTGAGTTTCACCAAGTCCTACTCGGTGTACGCCGGTGCAACCGACGCGATGGTGCAATGGTGGTACGGCCACAACGCCGTAGGCTTTTTCCTCACCGCCGGTTTTCTCGGGATGATGTACTACTTCGTGCCGAAACAGGCCGAACGTCCGGTGTATTCGTATCGCCTGTCGATCGTGCACTTCTGGGCCTTGATCACCCTGTACATCTGGGCCGGCCCGCACCACTTGCACTACACCGCACTGCCGGACTGGGCACAGTCGCTGGGCATGGTGATGTCGCTGATTCTGCTGGCGCCGAGCTGGGGCGGCATGATCAACGGCATGATGACCCTCTCGGGCGCCTGGCATAAGTTGCGCAGCGACCCGATCCTGCGCTTCCTCGTGGTGTCGCTGGCGTTCTACGGCATGTCGACCTTCGAAGGTCCGATGATGGCGATCAAGACTGTAAACGCCCTCTCCCACTACACCGACTGGACCATCGGCCACGTCCACGCTGGCGCCCTCGGCTGGGTGGCGATGATTTCCATCGGTGCGCTGTACCACATGATCCCGAAAATCTTCGGCAAGGCGCAGATGCACAGCGTCGGCCTGATCAACGCGCACTTCTGGCTCGCAACCATCGGCACCGTGCTCTACATCGCCTCGATGTGGGTCAACGGCATCGCCCAGGGCCTGATGTGGCGCGCAGTCAACGAGGACGGCACGCTGACCTACTCCTTCGTCGAAACCCTGGTGGCCAGCCACCCAGGCTTCGTCGTGCGGCTGATTGGTGGGGCGATCTTCCTCAGCGGCATGTTCCTGATGGCTTACAACACCTGGCGCACCGTGCGGGCCTCGCAGCCTGCTGACGTCGTTGCCGCCGCGCAGATGGCCTGA
- a CDS encoding alpha/beta family hydrolase, translating to MDKQHKASIDGDQWAQCVLDHGWLWNAASGEASATLILAHGAGAPMDSEWMNDMARRLAGLGVNVLRFEFPYMAQRRVDGVKRPPNPAGKSQECWREVYAEVRRHVTGVLAIGGKSMGGRMASLLADELGADAVVCLGYPFYAVGKPEKPRVEHLASLQARTLIVQGERDALGNREAVEAYTLSPSIEVAWLAAGDHDLKPLKVSGFTHEQHLASAAQKVSVFLSK from the coding sequence ATGGACAAACAGCACAAGGCCAGTATTGACGGGGATCAATGGGCGCAGTGCGTGCTCGATCATGGATGGCTTTGGAACGCCGCCAGTGGTGAGGCTTCAGCGACGTTGATCCTTGCCCACGGTGCTGGTGCGCCGATGGATAGCGAGTGGATGAACGATATGGCTCGGCGCCTTGCCGGGCTTGGGGTGAATGTGTTGCGGTTTGAGTTTCCGTATATGGCGCAGCGGCGGGTGGATGGGGTGAAGCGGCCGCCGAATCCTGCGGGGAAATCGCAGGAATGTTGGCGTGAGGTGTATGCCGAGGTGCGGCGTCATGTCACTGGGGTTTTGGCCATTGGCGGGAAGTCCATGGGTGGGCGGATGGCGAGTCTTTTGGCTGACGAATTGGGTGCCGATGCGGTGGTGTGTCTGGGCTATCCGTTTTATGCGGTGGGGAAGCCGGAGAAGCCTCGGGTTGAGCATTTGGCTTCTTTGCAGGCGCGGACGTTGATTGTGCAGGGGGAGCGGGATGCGCTGGGCAATCGGGAGGCGGTTGAGGCTTATACCTTGTCACCGAGTATTGAGGTGGCGTGGCTCGCGGCCGGGGATCATGACCTCAAGCCATTAAAGGTTTCCGGGTTTACCCATGAGCAGCATTTGGCCAGCGCCGCGCAGAAAGTGTCCGTGTTTCTCAGCAAGTGA